Below is a window of Phoenix dactylifera cultivar Barhee BC4 chromosome 7, palm_55x_up_171113_PBpolish2nd_filt_p, whole genome shotgun sequence DNA.
TGATCCACATCTCCGGATCCTGGGGCCCTGAGATCGAGTTCTCCACGACGATGTCgtgctccttcttcctctcatcaAATCTTGCCCTCGTCGTGAAACACTTCTTCCCGAAGACGTTCTCCCTCCTGGACACCAATGCGGCGCTCTCCAGCGCAGGCCTGCATTTGGTTCTCCTGTAGGCTTCCTTCTTGCAGTCGCCCAGCAGGAGGACGACTTCCTCGTTGCATACAAGCGCAACGTAGTGGTGGCCTCCGGAGGGCTCCGGCCCGTTCGAGAACTTCGCCGACCGGAGGTCCCAGTAGAGATCGACGCGCTCGCCGTCGATCTCCAAGGACTTGAAGCCCTTCTTGCTCCAAAAGGGCCACGGCTTTAGCTCCACCTTGCACGTCAACGGGCTGTCGCCGTTGGACTTCTCCACGGAGACTGAGAGGGAGTGGTTCATGAGGTTCTTGCTCCAAACAACGGTCACATTTCGGGGCACCCCAACGATATTGGCCTGGTAGATGGAGATCACCGAGCATTGCGCCGTCTTGTTGCTTGTCGCTTCTTCCCCATGCTTCTCGCCCTCCTCCATATTTGAATATAGAAATCGTGGACTGGAGGACTTAATATTTATCAAACTCTAGCAAGTCAATTTCTTCTTCGTTGTGCAATGCTAACTAAACGTAGAAGATAAGAGCAGCCTTCTTGATCACTAAAAACGAACaacaaaagaaggaaggaagaatcAAAATGTGAGAAACAGAAAAATTTCCATTTCATGAACGTAGAGTTGTAAGAGAACTTTAGAAGAAGATTGCATGCTGAAATGAATGGCAATAAGAATAAAGCATTTAATTACCTCAGGCTAGAAAACAAATCAATGATCGCAATGCATCAGAATGTGGCCATGAGGGGTGCTTAGAATTAAAAAGTTTGCGATAGCTGCCCCAAGACTCCAGATGGAAATCATGGGATTTACAATAATTAAGTGCTCGATTGATCTATTGGAAGATATGATCAGGAAAACAATTCGAGGAGGAAGAATGCTTTTTCTTGTTCCTggacctttcttcttccttgcgacgaaaaaaagagagaacaagGAATAGTTTCAATGACCTAACTAACTAACTATCTAGAATTCTGTTATTCACTTAGCATTCAGGACACATGATTACAGCATTAGAAGGATATTGTAGTTATTTTAGGTGcaaaagagaaagatatctgtATCTATAATAAGCAAACAGGACGGAGAAAGATTGGCAGGGAGgcaaaaaaggagaaaatttcTCCTTGGTGGTCTGCTGAATTGCCACATCAAACTTCATTAGCATTTTTCCCACCCATCAAAGTGCGTCTCCTCGCCACCCACCCTGATTTCTCAAACCGACAGCGTTATCCAGATTCCTACAATCTTTATGAATCATCCTTCATTTTTCCTTGATCAAATAATTCTGCAAATTGTTTTTATATAATTGAATCCATCAAGACTTGATCACTGATTTATAAATCTTATAATATATGCATATCTATAGACCtatatattattgtattatatggatagaaatatatatcatgcatgcatgcatgcaaatatatatatatatatatatatatatatatatatatatatatatatatatatatatatatatatatatatatatatatatatatatatatatatatatatgtatgatgTTGCCGATGGTGGTGCTTCTGTTTCCCTTACTTCTTTCACAACAGAAAAAGATGGACTTTGTATCATCCTTTCCTTCCATAAACAAGTATAAAAATATAGCCGTAAACttgaattcttttctttttgggggactaatcttttaattttgcttTAGTTTTATGAATTGTCGCAATGTTAATTGGCATACAGTCTCTCTGTTGTTATTTTCCAACCAACTGAAGCTATTCAGCACAATCATAGCTACCGGAAGGCTTGATCCTAACATGGTTTGTGCTGCACCGATCCCATCCATTTCAGATTTTGAGCTTCAGAAGATTGGAGCCAAGAATAATGGATAGGTTGCTGCCATCCCATTAAAGACACAATTCTTCTACCATGGAATCATGCACAAGTTTAACATCGAGTCATAACTTTTATGAGCATACTCTatttgttctaaatttaacAAGCACTAGTGCCCTCCCTCGACGACAAAATTGCAGGCACCTCCATGGCTTCAAGCCATGGGAGTCCATGCTTACAGGGGACAAAACAGCATAAGTTCCCTTCCTTCTCTACAAAATTGCTGGCACTCTATAGATCAATGTGACAAGAGTCCAGGCTTACAAGGGAAATACAGCAAAGTTAGATAAACTAATAACAAACTAATGAGCCAACTGATAGAATCATCTACTACTAGAAGCATGAATCATCACTTCTCCTATGGATTCCAAGCAAATGGCCATGGTTTACTGGAGACAGAAGTTTGCTTGGGACTGGCACAGTCAGCCAGATGATGCACATTGTTCTGAGCCACCACAATATTAGTATGATTCTGCTCTGCTGCACCACCTCCCATCAAATTATGGTTCTCAAACAACCCGATCGAACTATTCAGTGGATGGACAGGAACCACACCCCTGTTGGCAGAGTCATTTTCCAATATTGCACCGACCAATGGCGACGTCGAGGATGTTGGGATTGGAGGCACCACAGTGAAGGGCACCTCATCCATGTTCATTGGAATTGAAGGCACCGTAGCTAAGGGTACCTCATCCATGCTCACTGGCACATAAGGAAACTGCAAGAAACTGAAGCTCCTTGGCTGCGGAGGGTATTGCAAGGAAGTGTTCAGAGTGAGATATGGATCCGAAACCATCAGATCATAACCAGAAGATGTACTTTGGATACCCATCATCCCATCACGAGGAACAATTTCTAGGCATTGGCCTCCCAAGTTGATGGTCTCTCCTCCATTGAAGTGTTGTCTGTCTTTAAGCAATTGGATTCTCTCTTTGATCGCCTCCATCCTTGAGTCCAATTGATGAGCAAGCTCCCTTAGTGACTTGTTCATGGCACAAAGCAAATCATCCGTAGGCAACAGTGGCGTATCAGCTAAATCCCTGATCCTCCTATTGCATGATGCTCGACGTTTGTTGATTTCAGCCTTCATGTAACCTGGTAAGTCGAGTTTGTGCTTGTTTTGGATAACGGTACTAAGCTCTCGGTACCTCTGAATAATGTATCCAGCTGCTTGATTGTCCTCAGGCCATGTCTCTACTTGTCCCTCGGGTCCAAAGCTTATCGCCAAGGCCGGTATATCACAAAGGATGGCCAATTCACTAGCCTTCTTCTTTAGCCCTCCTATTCTCTTCCTATAGGTTGCCGACCGTTTGCGCTGTTCTTCAATGAACTTTAGCTGCACCTTGGGGCGGCCCATGTCGAAAATTTCGTTGAGCCTGCAAAGAATGTTTATGAGTGTATTCtcagaaaaagggaaaaaaaaagaaggtttgATCTTTCTTGTAATATATACTAATCTCAAAAGCCTGTTCAAGACAAACATGAAATAATTGCAAGCTTGTGAACTGAAAAACAGAAATTTGGAAGAAAATATCGAATTTCTCACAAAGATCAGAAAGTTGAGAAAGAAAGATCTGATCCTAAAAACAGGGGGGAAAGGAAATACTTTACTTAATGATGGTCATTATAGATTTCTTTCCAAGCATATAATCAAAACTAACATATAGCATCAATAACTAAAAAAACTTAGAAATCTTTCACTCATAAGCCTTGGCTCGGTTATGATCAGTTCTGTAAATCATCATGTAATGCATGGAGATTTACCatcgaaattttttttcccttaattAAGAGAATATTGTGAATATGGAGACTTATTTGCTTTCAGATCAAAACTCCTTTTTCATGCTGCATACAGTGTCTAAAACATGAAAAAGTTTATTATTTTGCATAGTTAGATGATTATCTTAAACCAGATCGAAACTAACCAACAGCATAACACGCCACCTTTGACattactatatatatatgtgtcaTGACTCACTTTTTTTCCATTGAGCACTTATCTGAaactctttcttttgagaaaactttcaaaattttatgattttttctATTGTCATACAACGTGTTCTTCAACTCGTTGGTATCAGTATATACATCAAAAAATTCACGTAACCATGACAAGTAGTTATAACCTACAACGGCTCACAAGAGAGTTAAATAAGAGTTAACAAATAATTAACTACCTGTAatccaaaagaaaactaaaCAAGATTAAGTTTAATCATATGAAGGTCGCCATGGTATTAATGCCCTcgagaaagaaaaacataaaaggGAAACGCAGTCTTGAAGGCTTGGACTTACCTtgctagaaaagaaaaaccctaGTCTTCTTTGAGAAAGGAGAAGGGGGACGCGGTGGGGGGCAGTCTTCAATTCCTCGCAAGAAAATTTGGTTCCCCTGATTGCACTCCCTCTTGCATAAATAGCTCTTGCAGAGGAGATCTCGGCCGTCTCGGTTTCGGATTTAAGATACGGAAGGTTGGAAAGTAAGGAAGGTTAACTTATATTAAAGGTATTAGTTAGAATAACCCATGCTCTGATTAAGAAAGTATTTCTAAGTTTGGTTAATTTGTTTCCTCAGAAACGAGTTCCGCTATTCTTTTAAGATTCTTATTCTTTCTAGATTACAGATGTTAATATAAATCCATCGTTACTCTATTTTCTCAAAAGAATACCCTTAATTAGTAAGGTTAGATGttaatatatgtatgtatgtagttATCCGGAGTGGTGGAACCCAACAAGGGCGTGTTGGGTCATCTACGCTGGGATTTAGGTGGGCCTGATTGTGGGCCTTCATATTTTTATGGGCCTACATTCTTTTGGGGCTGCCGGGTTTTGGGCTTCCTTTTTTGTTGGAAAGCATGATTACACTCTGTTTACTTTTCTTTTAATTCGTATATATACAAAACTATAATACAAAATCTATGTTTATCCTAGTAGGACCGTCCCtataatttgatataaatttctcTCTTAGTTGAGACTGAATTttcccaaaataaaaaaaatattacaaaattatttaaatttggaCAAAAGTCATGTTTCGTCGCATCACTTAGTTTCTAA
It encodes the following:
- the LOC103702440 gene encoding uncharacterized protein LOC103702440 — encoded protein: MEEGEKHGEEATSNKTAQCSVISIYQANIVGVPRNVTVVWSKNLMNHSLSVSVEKSNGDSPLTCKVELKPWPFWSKKGFKSLEIDGERVDLYWDLRSAKFSNGPEPSGGHHYVALVCNEEVVLLLGDCKKEAYRRTKCRPALESAALVSRRENVFGKKCFTTRARFDERKKEHDIVVENSISGPQDPEMWISIDGVVLIHVSNLQWKFRGNETVLVEKVPVQVFWDVHDWLFGSPGTGHALFIFKPAAEGDRNGNPSSPAPEFCFFLCAWKTE
- the LOC103702439 gene encoding agamous-like MADS-box protein AGL14 translates to MGRPKVQLKFIEEQRKRSATYRKRIGGLKKKASELAILCDIPALAISFGPEGQVETWPEDNQAAGYIIQRYRELSTVIQNKHKLDLPGYMKAEINKRRASCNRRIRDLADTPLLPTDDLLCAMNKSLRELAHQLDSRMEAIKERIQLLKDRQHFNGGETINLGGQCLEIVPRDGMMGIQSTSSGYDLMVSDPYLTLNTSLQYPPQPRSFSFLQFPYVPVSMDEVPLATVPSIPMNMDEVPFTVVPPIPTSSTSPLVGAILENDSANRGVVPVHPLNSSIGLFENHNLMGGGAAEQNHTNIVVAQNNVHHLADCASPKQTSVSSKPWPFAWNP